Sequence from the Vicinamibacteria bacterium genome:
CGATGAAGAAGCGGGACGCGCGGCGGTGCGCTTTCTCGCGGCGTTCGGTGCCGATGCCGTCAAAATCTGGTTCTTGCGAGTGCCCGAGGGGCAGGAAGAGGCAATCGATGCGCGTGTCGCTGCCGTAGCAGAAGAGGCCTCCGCCCGGGGACTACCTCTCATCGTTCACGCCACGACGCTTCGGGAAGCGAAGGTCGCGCTCAGAGCAGGGACCCGGCGACTCGTGCATGGGGTGGACGACCAGCCGGTGGACGACGCGTTCATCTCGCTCGCCAAGGAGAACGGGACGATCTACACGCCGACGCTGCTGACGAGCGACGGTTATCGCCGCATGTACGAAGCCATCAAGGGCGCCGAACCGCCTGCCATCGACGATCCCAACCGCTGCGTGGACGAACGAACCTGGCAACGGATCACCCACAGCCCCGAGCTCATCGACCACTCGAGCGTTCGAGCTTTCGATCTAGATCTTGACGCGTACCGCGTTCAGCTCGAAGCGGCTTACGAACGGAAGGTGGAGAATCTGCGACGCGTTCACGCGGCGGGAATTCCGATCGCGATGGGAACGGACGCGGGAAACCCGGGCACCCTCCACGGTCCCTCGATCTACGCCGAGCTCGAGGCGATGCAGGCGGCGGGGATGGCGCCCGCCGAGGTCATCCTCTCGGCGACGCGTAACGGAGCGCTCGCGATGGGCCGGGACGATATCGGCACCATCGCGGCTGGAAAAATTGCCGATCTATGTGTCGTTTCGGCAAACCCCCTCGAGGATGTGAGGAACCTGCGCCTGATCACCCACGTCATTCGCGCCGGACGCGTCCATCGGGTCGGAGAGCTCGCTCGACCTTAGCCCTACCCTCAGGGTG
This genomic interval carries:
- a CDS encoding amidohydrolase family protein, giving the protein TGWFDGRPSSLDLKDLFPYEEVMARLKTEPERYYRSYLCSGVTAVFDTGGYPWSLDLRSAAEHDPAAPHIAAAGPRITHAPPASLNLPAAQQYVMLSDEEAGRAAVRFLAAFGADAVKIWFLRVPEGQEEAIDARVAAVAEEASARGLPLIVHATTLREAKVALRAGTRRLVHGVDDQPVDDAFISLAKENGTIYTPTLLTSDGYRRMYEAIKGAEPPAIDDPNRCVDERTWQRITHSPELIDHSSVRAFDLDLDAYRVQLEAAYERKVENLRRVHAAGIPIAMGTDAGNPGTLHGPSIYAELEAMQAAGMAPAEVILSATRNGALAMGRDDIGTIAAGKIADLCVVSANPLEDVRNLRLITHVIRAGRVHRVGELARP